From Aquabacter sp. L1I39, the proteins below share one genomic window:
- a CDS encoding ferritin, translated as MVSEKLEAKLNDLLNGELEAHHIYLQAAAWASANNLEGAKDFLLKHAAEELTHMLKFFAFLDDLGAPISLKALPKPEIPANDLTGLVKRIQEEERKVSRNIFEVIELARAEHSYETDQFLQWFAAEQHEEEKLCRQILDKIALIGEGPNSLYLADRELARLAKGH; from the coding sequence ATGGTTAGCGAGAAGCTCGAAGCCAAGTTGAACGACCTGCTCAACGGCGAGCTTGAGGCCCATCACATCTATCTGCAGGCGGCAGCCTGGGCGTCGGCCAACAATCTGGAAGGGGCCAAGGACTTCCTCCTGAAGCATGCGGCCGAGGAATTGACGCACATGCTGAAATTCTTCGCCTTCCTCGACGATCTCGGCGCCCCCATTTCCCTCAAGGCGCTGCCCAAGCCCGAAATCCCGGCCAACGACCTGACGGGCCTCGTCAAGCGCATCCAGGAGGAGGAGCGCAAGGTCAGCCGGAACATCTTCGAGGTGATCGAGCTGGCCCGCGCCGAGCACAGCTACGAGACCGACCAGTTCCTGCAATGGTTCGCCGCCGAGCAGCATGAGGAGGAGAAGCTGTGCCGGCAGATCCTGGACAAGATCGCCCTCATCGGGGAGGGGCCGAACTCCCTTTATCTGGCCGACCGGGAACTTGCCCGTCTCGCCAAGGGCCACTGA
- the recR gene encoding recombination mediator RecR: MPRAVAGPEIERLIQLLARLPGLGPRSARRAALTLIKKREGLMAPLSAALQDTLDKIVECRTCGNVDVCDPCTVCRDTSRDASLLVVVAEVADLWALERSGAVSGKYHVLGGVLSPLDGIGPDDLNLASLVARVQGEGVTEVILALGATVDAQTTAHYVTDLLREAPVKVTRLAQGVPVGGELDYLDEGTLSAAIRARTPL, encoded by the coding sequence ATGCCCCGCGCCGTTGCCGGCCCCGAGATCGAACGCCTCATCCAGCTCCTGGCCCGGCTGCCGGGCCTGGGGCCGCGTTCGGCCCGCCGGGCGGCGCTGACCCTCATCAAGAAGCGCGAGGGGCTGATGGCGCCGCTCAGCGCCGCGCTCCAGGACACGCTGGACAAGATCGTCGAATGCCGCACCTGCGGAAACGTGGATGTGTGCGACCCCTGCACGGTGTGCCGCGACACCTCCCGCGATGCCAGCCTCCTGGTGGTGGTGGCGGAGGTGGCGGACCTGTGGGCGCTGGAGCGCTCGGGGGCGGTCAGCGGCAAGTATCACGTGCTCGGCGGCGTCCTCTCGCCGCTGGACGGCATCGGGCCGGACGACCTCAACCTCGCCTCGCTGGTGGCGCGGGTGCAGGGCGAGGGCGTGACCGAGGTCATCCTGGCGCTGGGCGCCACCGTGGATGCCCAGACCACCGCCCACTATGTCACCGACCTCCTGCGCGAGGCGCCCGTGAAGGTGACGCGCCTCGCCCAGGGCGTGCCGGTGGGCGGCGAGCTGGATTATCTGGACGAGGGCACACTCTCCGCGGCCATCCGCGCCCGCACGCCCCTGTGA
- a CDS encoding HPP family protein: MSSTLRAALARYVPLPAVSPVEKLRAGLGACLGLVLTGFITLLAVGPGPAVPWLIAPMGASSVLLFAVPSSPLAQPWSILGGNLVAGIVGVTAGLLVPSPLLAAGLAAGIAIAAMLWLRCLHPPSGAVALTAVLGGSQVHALGYGFVLWPVMVNSLLLLAAALAYNRLTGRDYPHLAPAAAPAAKQAVAPSARLGFTGADLDAVLATYDQLLDVNRADIDRVVRLAQVRAFGRRWGEIRCADIMTRDVTAVSPDTSIREAHALMRAHHVKALPVTDEHARVLGIVTQTDLLDKASWGPKGPSVSFAHRLRHVVRLSQAPQGSVQEIMTTRLIAARPDMLIADLVPLMGAPMGDTHIHALPVVDAHDKLAGIVTQSDLISGLFQGRLTQDVPDQEKEDA, translated from the coding sequence ATGTCCTCAACCCTTCGCGCCGCGCTGGCGCGCTATGTGCCCTTGCCGGCGGTCAGCCCCGTCGAGAAGCTGCGCGCCGGGCTCGGCGCGTGCCTCGGACTGGTGCTCACCGGCTTCATCACCTTGCTGGCGGTGGGGCCGGGGCCGGCGGTGCCCTGGCTGATCGCCCCCATGGGCGCTTCCTCCGTGCTGCTGTTCGCGGTGCCCTCCAGCCCGCTGGCGCAACCCTGGTCCATCCTGGGCGGCAATCTGGTGGCCGGGATCGTGGGTGTCACGGCGGGCCTGCTGGTGCCCTCGCCCCTCCTGGCGGCGGGGCTGGCGGCGGGGATTGCCATCGCCGCCATGCTGTGGCTGCGCTGCCTGCACCCGCCGAGCGGCGCCGTGGCGCTCACCGCCGTGCTGGGCGGCAGCCAGGTCCATGCGCTCGGCTATGGCTTCGTGCTGTGGCCGGTGATGGTCAATTCCCTCCTGCTGCTGGCCGCGGCGCTCGCCTATAACCGTCTCACCGGCCGCGACTATCCCCATCTGGCGCCCGCCGCCGCCCCGGCGGCGAAACAGGCGGTCGCGCCGTCCGCCCGGCTCGGCTTCACCGGGGCGGACCTCGACGCCGTGCTCGCCACCTATGACCAACTGCTCGACGTGAACCGGGCCGACATCGACCGCGTGGTGCGCCTTGCCCAGGTGCGCGCCTTCGGCCGGCGCTGGGGCGAGATCCGCTGCGCCGACATCATGACCCGCGACGTGACGGCGGTCTCCCCCGACACCTCCATCCGGGAGGCCCATGCCCTCATGCGCGCGCACCACGTCAAGGCCTTGCCGGTGACGGACGAGCACGCCCGCGTGCTGGGCATCGTGACGCAGACGGACCTTCTGGACAAAGCGAGCTGGGGCCCCAAGGGGCCGAGCGTGAGCTTCGCCCATCGCCTGCGCCATGTGGTGCGGTTGTCCCAGGCGCCGCAGGGTTCGGTTCAGGAGATCATGACCACGCGCCTGATCGCCGCGCGCCCCGACATGCTGATCGCGGACCTCGTCCCCCTCATGGGCGCTCCCATGGGGGATACGCACATTCACGCATTGCCCGTCGTGGACGCGCACGACAAGCTGGCGGGCATCGTCACCCAGTCCGACCTCATCAGCGGCCTGTTCCAGGGCCGGCTGACGCAGGATGTGCCGGACCAGGAGAAGGAAGACGCCTGA
- a CDS encoding group III truncated hemoglobin, with product MAEPVDTPLDDTRIRHLVERFYDRIRADAELGPVFEAAVEDWDTHLSILTDFWCSVMLAAGRYKGNPLAVHGALPLPPERFEALFPRWLDLWRATTAELFAPDIAALFAEKAERIARSLQAGLFFDPAKAGRGRPG from the coding sequence GTGGCCGAACCTGTCGACACGCCTCTGGATGACACGCGCATCCGCCATCTGGTGGAGCGCTTCTATGACCGCATCCGCGCCGATGCCGAGCTTGGTCCGGTCTTCGAGGCTGCGGTGGAGGATTGGGACACCCACCTTTCCATCCTCACCGACTTCTGGTGCTCGGTGATGCTGGCGGCCGGTCGCTATAAGGGCAATCCGCTGGCGGTCCATGGCGCGCTGCCGCTGCCGCCGGAGCGCTTTGAGGCGCTGTTTCCCCGCTGGCTGGACCTGTGGCGGGCGACCACGGCGGAGCTGTTCGCGCCCGACATCGCGGCTCTGTTCGCGGAGAAGGCGGAGCGCATCGCCAGGAGCCTTCAGGCGGGCCTGTTCTTCGATCCTGCCAAGGCCGGGCGCGGGCGCCCGGGGTGA
- a CDS encoding type 1 glutamine amidotransferase, with protein MSSSATPSRSQSARLLVMEGNTAEARARQVQFGGEAASEGYARLLRELFPDAVVDICYPADPGANLPDRGGLEGYDGIAITGSSLNIYHGGPPIQQQIDLLRAAFDTGTPIFGSCWGLQLITVAAGGVVRRNPRGREVGFGRRIRLTQAGAGHRLFDEKPPVFEAMTVHLDEVDTLPEGARLLATNEHSQVQAAEIPCGNAMAWGVQYHPEYPFREMAAIFRRLSPSLVAEGFFLDEEEEQSFIGDLEALERDPANHALVWRHGVDGAVISKDLRTMEIRNWVRHQVIPTRAARGRG; from the coding sequence ATGTCGTCGTCCGCTACGCCGTCCCGTTCCCAGTCCGCGCGCCTTCTGGTCATGGAAGGCAATACCGCTGAAGCCCGCGCCCGCCAGGTGCAGTTCGGCGGCGAGGCCGCCAGCGAGGGCTATGCCCGCCTCTTGCGTGAGCTGTTCCCCGATGCGGTGGTGGACATCTGCTATCCGGCGGACCCCGGCGCGAACCTGCCGGATCGCGGCGGCCTGGAGGGCTATGACGGCATCGCCATCACCGGCTCCTCGCTGAACATCTATCACGGCGGCCCGCCCATCCAGCAGCAGATTGACCTGCTGCGCGCCGCCTTCGACACCGGCACGCCCATTTTCGGCAGTTGCTGGGGCCTTCAGCTCATCACGGTGGCGGCTGGCGGCGTTGTGCGGCGCAATCCGCGCGGCCGCGAAGTGGGCTTCGGTCGCCGCATCCGCCTCACGCAAGCGGGCGCCGGCCATCGCCTGTTCGACGAGAAGCCCCCCGTCTTCGAGGCCATGACCGTGCATCTGGACGAGGTGGACACCTTGCCCGAGGGGGCGCGGCTGCTCGCCACCAACGAGCATTCTCAGGTCCAGGCGGCCGAGATCCCCTGCGGCAACGCCATGGCCTGGGGCGTGCAGTATCATCCCGAATATCCGTTCCGGGAAATGGCCGCCATCTTCCGCCGCCTCAGCCCCTCCTTGGTGGCCGAGGGCTTCTTCCTGGACGAGGAGGAAGAACAGAGCTTCATCGGCGACCTGGAAGCGCTCGAGCGCGACCCGGCCAACCATGCCCTCGTCTGGCGCCACGGGGTGGACGGGGCGGTCATCTCCAAGGATCTGCGGACCATGGAAATCCGTAACTGGGTCCGCCACCAGGTCATCCCCACCCGCGCCGCCCGCGGCCGCGGCTAA
- a CDS encoding DMT family transporter gives MCIAVISFAFTDTIAKWLSSHINVMVVVWARYVVHFVVSLIIFNPWTVPGLLRTRRPGLQLIRSGLLFACTALNFAALQFLQLDQTVSIMFSAPFFVALFAGPMLGEWVGARRWAAIMVGFAGILLVAKPGAGGIHPAALLSVGAAVCYALYGIITRMLASVDSSPTTLFYSSLVGSVVASLPLPFVWETPDSPAVYGGMLALGMVAGGGHFLLIMAHARAPAATLAPFIYAQILAMVALGWLVFGDVPSLWTICGAAIVVSSGIYLLFRERHVQRMQRKLR, from the coding sequence ATGTGCATCGCGGTGATCAGCTTCGCCTTCACCGACACCATCGCCAAGTGGCTGAGTTCCCACATCAATGTCATGGTGGTGGTGTGGGCGCGCTATGTGGTCCATTTCGTCGTCTCGCTCATCATCTTCAATCCCTGGACGGTACCGGGCCTGCTGCGCACCCGCCGCCCGGGGCTGCAACTGATCCGCTCCGGGCTGCTGTTCGCCTGCACCGCGCTCAATTTCGCCGCCTTGCAGTTCCTGCAGCTGGACCAGACCGTCTCCATCATGTTCTCGGCGCCCTTCTTCGTCGCTTTGTTCGCCGGCCCCATGCTGGGCGAGTGGGTGGGCGCGCGGCGCTGGGCGGCCATCATGGTGGGCTTTGCCGGCATCCTCCTGGTGGCCAAGCCCGGGGCGGGCGGCATCCATCCGGCGGCTTTGCTCTCGGTGGGCGCGGCGGTCTGCTATGCGCTCTACGGCATCATCACCCGCATGCTGGCGAGCGTGGATTCCTCGCCCACCACGCTGTTCTATTCCTCGCTCGTGGGATCGGTGGTGGCGAGCCTGCCCTTGCCCTTCGTGTGGGAGACACCCGACAGCCCGGCCGTCTATGGCGGCATGCTGGCGCTCGGCATGGTGGCGGGCGGCGGGCACTTCCTGTTGATCATGGCCCATGCCCGCGCCCCGGCGGCAACGCTCGCTCCCTTCATCTATGCCCAGATCCTGGCCATGGTGGCGCTGGGCTGGCTGGTATTCGGGGATGTGCCGAGCCTGTGGACCATCTGCGGCGCGGCCATCGTGGTCTCCTCGGGCATCTATCTTCTGTTCCGGGAGCGCCACGTCCAGCGCATGCAGCGCAAGCTGCGCTGA
- a CDS encoding SDR family NAD(P)-dependent oxidoreductase, whose protein sequence is MPNAIDLETRCAVVTGGAQGIGRAVVERFLASGAKVAIWDMDGDLAHRTAGELGLDKVLPVQVDVTDLAAVERATRETLAAFGRIDILVNNAGISGPNTKLWDYPPDAWMQVVNINLIGPFNCCRAVVPTMIAQNYGRIVNVASIAGKEGNPNASAYSASKGGLIALTKSLGKELAEYDIAVNCVTPAVAKTAIFDQMTDEHVAYMLSKIPRARFVKVEEVAATIAFAASADCSFTTGAVFDISGGRATY, encoded by the coding sequence ATGCCGAACGCCATCGATCTGGAAACCCGCTGTGCCGTCGTCACCGGCGGCGCGCAGGGCATCGGCCGCGCCGTGGTGGAGCGCTTCCTCGCCTCCGGCGCCAAGGTCGCCATCTGGGACATGGACGGCGACCTCGCCCACCGCACGGCGGGGGAACTGGGCCTCGACAAGGTGCTCCCCGTTCAGGTGGATGTCACCGACCTCGCGGCCGTGGAGCGCGCCACCCGCGAGACGCTGGCCGCCTTCGGGCGCATCGACATCCTCGTGAACAATGCCGGCATTTCCGGGCCCAACACCAAGCTGTGGGACTATCCCCCGGACGCCTGGATGCAGGTGGTCAACATCAACCTCATCGGCCCCTTCAATTGCTGCCGCGCCGTGGTGCCCACCATGATCGCGCAGAATTACGGCCGCATCGTCAACGTGGCCTCCATCGCCGGCAAGGAAGGCAATCCCAACGCCTCCGCCTATTCCGCTTCCAAGGGCGGGCTGATCGCGCTCACCAAGTCGCTGGGCAAGGAGCTGGCCGAGTATGACATCGCGGTCAATTGCGTGACCCCGGCCGTGGCCAAGACCGCCATCTTCGACCAGATGACCGACGAGCACGTGGCCTACATGCTCTCCAAGATTCCGCGGGCGCGGTTCGTGAAGGTGGAAGAGGTGGCCGCCACCATCGCCTTCGCCGCCTCCGCCGATTGCTCCTTCACCACCGGCGCCGTGTTCGATATTTCGGGCGGACGCGCCACCTACTGA
- a CDS encoding MarR family winged helix-turn-helix transcriptional regulator — MKDPIAKTIGYRLTHTARLQKALSARLLSELGLFPGQESVLKLLIEQDGRTMGDLANALRVRPPTASKTIARLTTQGLVERRTMDGDGRLVRVFLTAAGRERGGSIDKIWDTLEGEMVAGLDGKDRKRLRKLLRKVEKNLAVRLGADGGVDEDPEGVEDDDEA, encoded by the coding sequence ATGAAGGACCCGATTGCGAAGACCATCGGCTACCGGCTCACCCATACGGCCCGGCTGCAAAAGGCGCTGTCGGCCCGGCTCCTGTCTGAGCTGGGGCTGTTTCCGGGGCAGGAATCGGTCCTGAAGCTGCTGATCGAGCAGGACGGCCGCACCATGGGCGACCTCGCCAATGCCCTGCGCGTGCGCCCGCCCACCGCCTCCAAGACCATTGCCCGGCTCACCACCCAGGGCCTTGTGGAACGGCGCACCATGGATGGCGACGGGCGCCTGGTGCGGGTGTTCCTCACCGCCGCCGGGCGCGAGCGGGGCGGCTCCATCGACAAGATCTGGGACACGCTGGAAGGCGAGATGGTCGCCGGCCTCGACGGCAAGGACCGCAAGCGCCTGCGCAAGCTGCTGCGCAAGGTGGAGAAGAATTTGGCCGTGCGGCTCGGCGCCGATGGCGGGGTGGACGAGGATCCCGAGGGCGTCGAGGACGACGACGAGGCCTGA
- a CDS encoding creatininase family protein: MTALAWAELSSPQLAALRGPSTIAVLPVAAVEQHGPHLPVGTDLFIAQGYLARIRPLVPDELKVVILPIQAVGKSDEHQSYAGTLTLEPETALRAWIELGAAVHRAGIRRLVLMNTHGGNVPVIDLVARTLRVRFGLLVVMASMHRFGYPDGLFDPAERAHGIHGGDIETSLMLAFRPDLVDMGQARNFAPWSIGMESEFAQLRANHPIGFGWMSQDLSPAGAMGDARLATAAKGAAAAAYGAHAFIALLQDVARFDLTRLENRPEGEDLP; the protein is encoded by the coding sequence ATGACCGCCTTAGCCTGGGCCGAGCTCTCCTCGCCCCAGCTTGCGGCGTTGCGCGGCCCTTCCACCATCGCCGTGCTGCCGGTGGCCGCCGTGGAGCAGCATGGCCCCCATCTGCCTGTTGGCACCGACCTGTTCATCGCGCAGGGCTATCTCGCCCGCATCCGGCCCTTGGTGCCGGACGAGCTGAAGGTCGTGATCCTGCCCATCCAGGCGGTGGGCAAGTCGGACGAGCACCAATCCTATGCGGGTACGCTGACGCTGGAGCCGGAGACCGCGCTGCGGGCCTGGATTGAGCTGGGCGCCGCCGTGCACCGGGCCGGCATCCGCCGCCTGGTGCTCATGAACACCCATGGCGGCAATGTGCCGGTGATCGATCTGGTCGCCCGCACGCTGCGGGTGCGATTCGGCCTGCTGGTGGTGATGGCCTCCATGCACCGCTTCGGCTATCCCGACGGCCTGTTCGATCCGGCCGAGCGGGCCCACGGCATCCATGGCGGGGATATCGAGACCTCGCTCATGCTCGCTTTCCGGCCGGACCTGGTGGACATGGGCCAAGCCCGCAATTTTGCGCCCTGGAGCATCGGCATGGAGAGCGAATTCGCCCAGCTGCGCGCCAACCATCCCATCGGCTTCGGCTGGATGAGCCAGGATCTCTCCCCCGCCGGCGCCATGGGCGATGCCCGCTTGGCCACCGCCGCCAAGGGGGCGGCCGCCGCCGCTTATGGGGCGCACGCCTTCATCGCGCTGCTGCAGGATGTGGCGCGCTTCGATCTCACTCGCCTTGAAAACCGCCCGGAAGGGGAAGACCTGCCATGA
- a CDS encoding Ldh family oxidoreductase, whose product MSAGHRITIAQARAYAAEVLEHFGTAPANADIVAQALVAAEADGLPSHGLARLPSYGVMVRAGKIDGAAVPTLRRAAPAVVAVDAANGFAYPAVHLAEEALVPVVREMGIAIAGVRRSSHFGVAGHPVERLAEAGFVAMAFTNAPASIAPWGGSAPVFGTNPIAFATPVPGAPPAVVDLSVSKVARGYILAAAQKGEPIPEGWALDAEGKPTTDAKIGLAGTMVPMGEAKGTALAFMVEILSAAVNAATFSLDASSFFNGEGSPPAIGQTIIAFDPSRTAGPGYLDHLRRLIEAIEGQEGARLPGTRRIAARAKAEADGVVVTPALERELAGHGFAGTRFHTEA is encoded by the coding sequence ATGAGCGCCGGCCACCGGATCACCATCGCCCAAGCCCGCGCTTATGCCGCCGAGGTCCTGGAACATTTCGGCACCGCCCCCGCCAATGCGGACATCGTCGCCCAGGCCTTGGTCGCCGCCGAGGCGGACGGCCTGCCCAGCCATGGCCTTGCCCGGCTGCCCAGCTATGGCGTGATGGTGCGCGCCGGCAAGATCGACGGCGCCGCCGTGCCCACCTTGCGCCGCGCCGCCCCTGCGGTGGTCGCGGTGGACGCGGCCAACGGCTTTGCCTATCCCGCCGTGCATCTGGCCGAGGAAGCCCTGGTGCCGGTGGTGCGCGAAATGGGCATCGCCATCGCCGGCGTGCGCCGCTCCAGCCATTTCGGCGTTGCCGGCCATCCGGTGGAGCGTCTCGCGGAAGCCGGCTTCGTGGCCATGGCCTTCACCAATGCGCCGGCCTCCATCGCGCCGTGGGGCGGCAGCGCGCCGGTGTTCGGCACCAATCCCATCGCGTTTGCCACCCCCGTGCCCGGCGCGCCGCCGGCGGTGGTGGACCTGTCCGTCTCCAAGGTGGCGCGGGGCTATATCCTCGCTGCTGCCCAGAAGGGCGAGCCCATCCCAGAGGGCTGGGCGCTGGACGCCGAGGGCAAGCCCACCACCGACGCCAAGATCGGCCTTGCCGGCACCATGGTGCCCATGGGCGAGGCCAAGGGCACGGCGCTGGCCTTCATGGTGGAGATCCTGTCGGCGGCGGTGAACGCGGCCACCTTCTCGCTGGATGCCTCGTCCTTTTTCAATGGCGAGGGGTCGCCCCCCGCCATCGGCCAGACCATCATCGCCTTCGATCCCTCCCGCACCGCCGGGCCGGGCTATCTCGACCATTTGCGGCGGCTCATCGAGGCCATTGAGGGCCAGGAAGGCGCCCGCCTGCCGGGCACACGCCGCATTGCCGCCCGTGCCAAGGCGGAAGCGGACGGCGTCGTGGTCACCCCCGCGCTGGAGCGCGAGCTGGCCGGCCACGGCTTTGCCGGCACCCGCTTCCACACCGAGGCGTGA
- a CDS encoding DNA-3-methyladenine glycosylase I translates to MRPAHLHPDGRHRCPWCGTDPLYVAYHDEEWGVPERDSRALFEKLLLDGFQAGLAWITILRKRDNFRRAFDGFEPEIIARYDAAKVEALMQDAGIVRNRAKIEGAVLSARAYLELRDKGVDFSAFLWESVGGTPFVRRPRTLGDVPAETPESRALSKRLKAAGFKFCGPTIVYAAMQACGLVDDHLEECWRAKG, encoded by the coding sequence ATGCGCCCCGCCCATCTTCATCCCGATGGCCGCCATCGGTGCCCCTGGTGCGGCACCGATCCCCTCTATGTGGCCTATCACGACGAGGAATGGGGCGTGCCGGAGCGGGACTCCCGCGCCTTGTTCGAGAAGCTGCTGCTGGACGGTTTCCAGGCCGGGCTCGCCTGGATCACCATCCTGCGCAAACGGGACAATTTCCGCCGGGCCTTCGATGGCTTCGAGCCGGAGATCATCGCCCGCTACGACGCCGCCAAGGTGGAGGCGCTGATGCAGGATGCGGGCATCGTGCGCAACCGCGCCAAGATCGAGGGCGCGGTGCTCTCCGCCCGCGCCTATCTGGAGCTTCGGGACAAGGGCGTGGATTTCTCGGCCTTCCTGTGGGAGAGCGTCGGCGGCACGCCCTTCGTGCGCCGCCCGCGCACCCTCGGGGACGTGCCTGCCGAGACACCGGAATCCCGCGCCTTGTCCAAGCGCCTGAAGGCGGCCGGCTTCAAATTCTGCGGCCCCACCATCGTCTACGCCGCCATGCAGGCCTGCGGGCTGGTGGACGACCATCTGGAAGAGTGCTGGCGGGCGAAGGGGTGA
- a CDS encoding LysR family transcriptional regulator, translating into MNDLDLRFFAAVARSGGIGRAAQMLNTVQSNVTTRLRSLEAELGTPLFHRHSRGVVLTEAGERLLPYAERVGQLLAEAKRAALDGEEPGGELRIGAMETTAALRLPPLLTAYVTDCPKVDVHVETGPTQALVARVLARELEGAFVCGPIDHPDLHALPMMAEELVLVTPPAPLERPAGEAKILVFRAGCSYRQRLEALLAARGAAEVRRLEFGTLDGILGCVGAGLGVTLLPRAVAEPAARAGQVRLQALPPDEAHVTTTFITRHDAFMSRALDRFIACARGLGAGERQAA; encoded by the coding sequence ATGAATGATCTGGACCTGCGCTTCTTCGCCGCCGTGGCGCGCTCCGGGGGCATCGGGCGGGCGGCGCAGATGCTCAACACCGTGCAGTCCAACGTCACCACCCGCCTGCGGAGCCTGGAGGCGGAATTGGGCACGCCCCTCTTCCACCGCCATAGCCGGGGCGTGGTGCTGACCGAGGCGGGGGAACGCCTCCTGCCCTATGCGGAAAGGGTGGGCCAGCTCCTCGCCGAGGCGAAGCGGGCGGCTCTGGATGGCGAGGAACCGGGCGGGGAGCTGCGCATCGGGGCCATGGAGACCACCGCCGCGCTCCGCCTGCCGCCCCTCCTCACCGCCTATGTGACGGACTGCCCCAAAGTGGACGTTCATGTGGAGACGGGGCCGACCCAGGCCCTGGTCGCCCGCGTGCTCGCCCGCGAGCTTGAGGGCGCCTTCGTGTGCGGGCCCATCGACCATCCCGACCTTCACGCTCTGCCCATGATGGCCGAGGAACTGGTGCTGGTGACACCGCCCGCGCCCCTGGAACGCCCCGCCGGGGAAGCCAAGATCCTGGTCTTCCGCGCCGGCTGCTCCTATCGCCAGCGGCTGGAGGCGCTGCTGGCGGCGCGGGGCGCGGCGGAGGTGCGACGGCTGGAATTCGGCACGCTGGACGGCATCTTAGGCTGCGTGGGCGCCGGCCTCGGCGTCACCCTCCTGCCCCGCGCGGTGGCGGAACCCGCGGCCCGTGCCGGGCAGGTGCGCCTCCAGGCCCTGCCGCCGGACGAGGCGCACGTCACCACCACCTTCATCACGCGGCACGACGCCTTCATGTCCCGCGCGCTGGACCGCTTCATCGCTTGCGCGCGGGGGCTGGGGGCGGGGGAGCGGCAGGCGGCGTGA
- a CDS encoding NAD(P)H-dependent flavin oxidoreductase: protein MAHLLETRFTRRFGIDLPIVLAPMDPASGGALAGAVSAAGGLGLIGGGYAETERLEREFPLAGNHRVGCGFITWALARNPALLELALARNPAALMLSFSDPAPFAGAITAAGVPLICQVQTLEHARRALDVGADVIVAQGTEAGGHGQAARSTLPFVPAVADLIAQRAPECLLLAAGGIADGRGLAAVLMLGADGALMGSRFWATREALIHPNAQAMAVAADGDDTVRTRVYDIVRQKAWPAAYTGRLLRNGFISRWHGREAELEALKHEEMRQVEAALEEGDFDMANVTVGEAIGLVRDVPPAGDLVRRIADEARACLTRFAA, encoded by the coding sequence ATGGCGCATCTGCTTGAGACCCGCTTCACGCGCCGCTTCGGCATCGACCTGCCCATCGTGCTCGCGCCCATGGACCCGGCTTCCGGCGGAGCGTTGGCGGGGGCGGTGAGCGCGGCCGGCGGGCTGGGGCTCATCGGCGGGGGCTATGCGGAGACCGAGCGGCTGGAGCGGGAGTTTCCGCTGGCGGGCAATCACCGGGTGGGCTGCGGCTTCATCACCTGGGCGCTGGCGCGCAATCCCGCGCTTCTGGAGCTGGCGCTCGCCCGCAACCCCGCCGCCCTCATGCTCTCCTTTTCCGATCCCGCCCCCTTTGCCGGCGCCATCACGGCGGCCGGCGTGCCCCTCATCTGTCAGGTCCAGACCCTGGAGCATGCCCGCCGGGCGCTGGATGTGGGCGCGGACGTGATCGTGGCGCAGGGCACGGAAGCGGGCGGCCACGGCCAGGCGGCCCGCTCCACGCTGCCCTTCGTGCCGGCGGTGGCCGATCTCATCGCCCAGCGCGCGCCCGAGTGCCTGCTGCTGGCGGCCGGCGGCATCGCCGATGGGCGGGGCCTCGCAGCGGTCCTGATGCTGGGGGCGGATGGGGCGCTGATGGGGTCGCGCTTCTGGGCGACGCGCGAGGCGCTCATCCATCCCAATGCCCAGGCCATGGCGGTGGCGGCCGATGGCGACGACACCGTGCGCACCCGCGTCTATGACATCGTGCGGCAAAAGGCGTGGCCGGCGGCCTATACGGGCCGGCTGTTGCGCAACGGCTTCATTTCCCGCTGGCACGGCCGGGAGGCGGAACTGGAAGCCTTGAAGCACGAGGAGATGCGGCAAGTGGAGGCCGCCCTTGAAGAGGGCGACTTCGACATGGCCAATGTGACAGTCGGCGAGGCCATCGGCCTCGTGCGCGACGTGCCGCCCGCCGGCGACCTCGTCCGCCGCATTGCCGACGAGGCGCGGGCGTGCCTCACGCGGTTTGCGGCTTGA
- a CDS encoding GNAT family acetyltransferase encodes MDQAVSTETARPIGHMREGEEEALVALWTATGLIRPWNDPRADITLARRGPHSTILVARADGAVIGSAMVGHDGHRGWIYYLAVAPDHARQGIGKALTRAAEDWLRARGVPKLMLMVRPENEQVQAFYDAAGYIQEPRIIFSKRLDGK; translated from the coding sequence ATGGACCAGGCCGTATCCACCGAGACCGCACGTCCCATCGGCCATATGCGCGAGGGCGAGGAAGAGGCGCTCGTGGCGCTGTGGACCGCCACCGGCCTCATCCGCCCCTGGAACGATCCGCGCGCCGACATCACGCTGGCTCGGCGCGGGCCGCACTCCACCATCCTGGTCGCCCGCGCGGACGGGGCCGTGATCGGCTCCGCCATGGTGGGCCATGACGGTCATCGGGGCTGGATCTACTATCTGGCGGTGGCGCCCGACCACGCCCGCCAGGGCATCGGCAAGGCGCTCACCCGCGCCGCCGAGGACTGGCTGCGCGCGCGCGGCGTGCCCAAGCTCATGCTCATGGTGCGGCCGGAGAATGAGCAGGTGCAGGCCTTCTATGATGCCGCCGGCTATATCCAGGAGCCGCGCATCATCTTCTCCAAGCGCCTCGACGGAAAATAA